A single window of Thalassomonas viridans DNA harbors:
- a CDS encoding OsmC domain/YcaO domain-containing protein, producing the protein MEIKVNYLDNLRIEAKFDDFSVIADQPIRYKGDGSAPSPFDYFLASSALCAAYFVKVYCAARDIPTDNIRLSQNNIVDPEDRYNQIFQIQVELPESISEKDRQGILRSIDRCTVKKVVQTGPEFKVEAVESLEEDAQAMLMAQPEGDASTYILGKDLPLEETIANMTGILAKLGMKIEISSWRNIVPNVWSLHIRDAASPMCFTNGKGATKESALCSALGEFIERLNCNFFYNDQYFGPEIANSDFVHYPHEEWFKPGPNDELPAGILDDYSLGIYDPDKELRGSHLIDTNSGNVERGICSIPYVRHSDGETVFFPSNLIENLFLSNGMSAGNNQHEAQVQCLSEIFERAVKRQIIEQEIVLPDVPMAVLEKYPGILAGIQGLEAQGFPVVVKDASLGGQFPVMCVTLMNPRTGGVFASFGAHPSFEVALERSLTELLQGRSFEGLNDVPKPTFNSMAVTEPENFVEHFIDSTGVISWRFFSAKHDYEFCEWDFSGTNEEESACLFGILKDLGKEAYVATFDNLGASACRILVPDYSEVYPVEDLIWDNTNKALAYREDILNIHSLSDDALSSLVERLEESQLDNYIDIRTLIGIEFDENTVWGQLTILELKILIYLALGELESAIELVEEFLQYNDNTVERGLFYQAIHTVLEIALDEELELEHFIANLRRMFGEENMDNVVGSVTGEVRFFGLTKTSMNLEGLDKHLRLIESYKKLHQARRVLAEK; encoded by the coding sequence ATGGAAATCAAAGTTAACTATCTCGACAACCTTAGAATTGAAGCTAAGTTTGATGATTTTTCTGTTATTGCCGACCAGCCGATCCGCTATAAGGGCGACGGCTCGGCTCCCAGCCCGTTTGACTATTTCCTGGCTTCTTCCGCCCTTTGTGCGGCTTATTTTGTCAAGGTGTATTGTGCGGCCCGGGATATTCCGACTGACAACATCCGCTTGTCCCAGAACAACATTGTCGATCCGGAAGACCGCTATAACCAGATTTTCCAGATTCAGGTGGAGCTGCCGGAAAGCATTTCCGAAAAAGATCGCCAGGGGATCTTAAGATCCATCGACCGCTGTACCGTAAAAAAAGTGGTGCAAACCGGTCCCGAGTTCAAGGTTGAAGCGGTTGAAAGCCTGGAAGAAGATGCACAGGCCATGCTTATGGCCCAACCGGAAGGTGATGCCAGTACGTACATTTTAGGTAAAGACCTGCCGCTTGAGGAAACCATCGCCAATATGACCGGCATTTTGGCCAAGCTCGGCATGAAAATCGAGATTTCTTCCTGGCGTAACATTGTTCCTAATGTCTGGTCGCTGCACATTCGTGATGCGGCATCGCCTATGTGCTTTACCAATGGTAAGGGCGCAACCAAAGAGAGCGCATTATGTTCGGCATTAGGCGAATTTATCGAGCGCCTGAACTGCAACTTCTTCTACAACGACCAGTATTTTGGTCCGGAGATCGCCAACAGCGATTTTGTCCATTATCCCCATGAAGAATGGTTCAAACCGGGGCCGAATGACGAGCTGCCGGCGGGCATTTTAGACGACTACAGTCTCGGCATTTATGATCCGGACAAAGAGCTGCGCGGCTCGCATTTAATCGACACTAACTCAGGTAATGTCGAGCGCGGTATCTGTTCGATACCTTATGTACGCCATTCCGACGGCGAAACGGTATTTTTCCCGTCAAACCTGATTGAGAATTTATTCTTAAGTAACGGCATGAGTGCCGGTAACAACCAGCATGAAGCCCAGGTACAGTGTTTGTCGGAAATCTTCGAACGCGCAGTGAAAAGACAAATCATCGAACAGGAAATCGTGCTGCCGGACGTACCTATGGCAGTGCTGGAGAAATATCCGGGTATTTTAGCGGGCATTCAGGGACTGGAAGCACAAGGTTTCCCTGTGGTAGTTAAAGACGCTTCCTTAGGCGGCCAGTTCCCGGTGATGTGCGTCACCCTGATGAATCCAAGAACCGGCGGTGTCTTTGCCTCTTTTGGCGCCCACCCAAGCTTTGAAGTAGCATTAGAGCGCAGCCTGACCGAGCTGTTGCAGGGCCGCAGTTTTGAAGGCTTAAACGACGTGCCCAAGCCAACCTTTAACAGCATGGCGGTAACCGAGCCGGAAAACTTTGTTGAGCACTTTATTGACTCAACCGGCGTGATCTCCTGGCGTTTCTTCAGCGCCAAGCATGACTATGAATTCTGCGAGTGGGACTTCTCCGGCACCAACGAAGAAGAAAGCGCCTGCCTGTTCGGTATTTTAAAAGATCTCGGCAAAGAAGCCTACGTTGCCACTTTTGATAACTTAGGCGCTTCCGCCTGCCGTATTCTGGTACCTGACTATTCGGAAGTTTATCCGGTGGAAGATCTTATCTGGGATAACACCAACAAGGCACTGGCTTACCGTGAAGATATCCTCAACATCCACTCTTTAAGCGATGACGCCTTAAGCAGCCTGGTAGAGCGCCTGGAAGAAAGCCAGCTGGACAACTATATCGATATCCGCACCTTAATCGGTATCGAGTTCGATGAAAATACCGTTTGGGGCCAGCTGACGATTCTTGAGCTAAAAATCCTGATTTACCTGGCATTGGGCGAGCTTGAATCTGCCATTGAGCTGGTAGAAGAATTCCTGCAGTATAACGACAATACCGTAGAGCGCGGCTTGTTCTATCAGGCAATTCATACCGTACTTGAAATTGCCCTGGACGAAGAGCTGGAGCTTGAACACTTTATCGCCAACCTCAGAAGAATGTTCGGCGAGGAGAATATGGATAATGTGGTCGGCTCGGTAACAGGTGAAGTAAGGTTCTTTGGCCTGACCAAGACCAGCATGAACCTTGAGGGGCTGGACAAGCACCTGAGACTGATTGAGAGCTATAAAAAGCTTCACCAGGCACGCAGGGTGTTAGCAGAAAAGTAA
- a CDS encoding GFA family protein — translation MSAIKTGSCLCGKVSFEITGEFDNFFLCHCQYCQKDTGSAHAASLFSTSAKLNWLSGQDNIQTFNLPQTRHVKSFCLTCGSAMPNVQMDGQLLVVPAGSLDVKVSNKPDAHIFVASKANWDDNLENVARMETFPG, via the coding sequence ATGAGTGCAATAAAAACAGGTTCTTGCCTTTGCGGCAAGGTGAGTTTTGAGATAACAGGGGAGTTTGACAATTTCTTTCTCTGCCACTGCCAGTATTGCCAGAAGGACACCGGCTCGGCTCATGCCGCCAGCCTGTTTTCAACAAGTGCCAAGCTGAACTGGTTATCCGGGCAGGACAATATCCAAACCTTTAATCTTCCCCAAACCCGACATGTTAAAAGCTTTTGCCTGACTTGCGGCTCGGCAATGCCCAATGTTCAGATGGACGGACAATTACTGGTGGTTCCAGCCGGCAGCCTGGATGTTAAAGTTTCCAATAAGCCAGACGCCCATATCTTTGTTGCCAGCAAGGCCAACTGGGACGACAATTTAGAAAATGTGGCCAGAATGGAGACATTTCCCGGCTAA
- a CDS encoding cupin domain-containing protein, with product MRAKVNLAEKFSLFDELWSPKVIAQMNHVQFKLVKIQGEFTWHSHEDTDEVFMVISGDMVIEFRDKTVELSAGEMFVIPKGVEHKPYAETQCQVMIIEPEGVVNTGDAGGALTAENDVWI from the coding sequence ATGAGAGCTAAAGTAAACCTGGCAGAAAAATTTTCATTGTTTGATGAGTTATGGAGCCCTAAAGTCATCGCACAAATGAACCATGTGCAATTCAAACTGGTAAAAATTCAGGGAGAATTCACCTGGCATAGCCATGAAGACACAGATGAAGTTTTTATGGTAATTTCCGGCGATATGGTTATCGAATTTCGTGATAAAACGGTAGAGCTATCCGCTGGTGAAATGTTTGTCATTCCTAAGGGAGTGGAACATAAACCTTATGCCGAAACGCAATGCCAGGTGATGATTATTGAACCTGAAGGGGTGGTTAATACCGGCGATGCCGGTGGCGCGCTAACAGCAGAAAATGATGTTTGGATTTAA
- the tssA gene encoding type VI secretion system protein TssA: protein MRLATAEQSADEYIQHYFGYTLTQLLAPIGEDQVGESVRHNGVYFNIKQARESDDPTLPMGVWTHELKTADWLKVRELALDALAQKSKDLQLGVWLFEASIHIKGFAGIAPATFLIQELCEKYWSNMHPEMVDGDIEYRTNALNWLNKKLLPVLGLIPITSAQLDGEEYCWNDWESACHYDKLKNQQQIDTEWDGPTPQSIKQRLAATSPDELLKLVYQLEDGLQALSHLQDWLDNRCGNDSPNLSDISELLRRVDDMLSKELMRRGVSLAREQERELFAAAGEEGGTGGADQAPGDMGKPGGSGSGDGTIRDRSDAFICLRKAAEFLMQDDPHSPVPYLVYTACEWGEKSAPDLYQELFLAKGGQLNIFEIMGLDVEREH from the coding sequence ATGAGATTAGCAACAGCAGAGCAGTCAGCCGATGAATATATCCAGCATTATTTCGGCTATACCTTGACCCAGCTGCTGGCCCCCATTGGCGAAGACCAGGTAGGGGAGTCGGTGCGCCATAACGGCGTGTACTTTAACATTAAGCAGGCCCGGGAGTCGGATGATCCCACGCTGCCCATGGGGGTATGGACCCATGAATTAAAAACCGCCGACTGGCTCAAGGTAAGAGAACTCGCCCTGGATGCCCTGGCTCAAAAAAGTAAAGACCTGCAGCTTGGGGTCTGGTTGTTTGAAGCCAGCATCCATATAAAGGGTTTCGCCGGAATTGCCCCGGCAACTTTTTTAATCCAGGAATTATGCGAGAAATACTGGAGCAACATGCATCCGGAAATGGTAGACGGCGACATAGAATACCGCACCAATGCCTTAAACTGGCTCAATAAAAAATTGCTTCCGGTGCTGGGCTTGATCCCCATCACTTCCGCCCAGCTTGACGGTGAAGAATACTGCTGGAACGACTGGGAAAGCGCCTGCCATTACGACAAACTGAAAAACCAGCAGCAGATAGATACCGAATGGGACGGACCGACACCGCAAAGCATCAAGCAGCGCCTGGCGGCAACATCGCCGGATGAACTGCTTAAACTGGTGTATCAGCTGGAAGACGGCTTGCAGGCACTAAGCCATTTGCAGGACTGGCTGGATAACCGCTGCGGCAACGACAGCCCGAACCTGAGTGATATCAGTGAGCTGCTGCGCCGGGTTGATGACATGCTTAGCAAAGAGCTGATGCGCCGTGGCGTATCCCTGGCACGGGAGCAGGAAAGAGAGCTGTTTGCTGCCGCCGGGGAAGAGGGCGGCACGGGAGGCGCAGATCAGGCGCCCGGTGATATGGGAAAACCCGGCGGCAGCGGTTCCGGAGACGGCACCATAAGAGATCGCAGTGACGCCTTTATTTGCCTGCGCAAGGCGGCGGAATTTCTCATGCAGGACGATCCCCACAGTCCTGTGCCTTATCTGGTTTATACCGCCTGTGAATGGGGGGAAAAATCGGCACCTGACCTTTATCAGGAGTTGTTTCTGGCTAAAGGCGGACAGCTGAATATTTTTGAAATTATGGGGCTGGATGTGGAGCGGGAACATTAA
- a CDS encoding SymE family type I addiction module toxin, which produces MADCHHTPELASAKVKYPTYRRLTVLETTCEAPSKAHCIGINYVPVDLEPCIVLRGKWLRKTGFTPGQNVLITINPEQLMITPKHDE; this is translated from the coding sequence ATGGCTGATTGTCATCATACGCCAGAGCTTGCCTCGGCAAAAGTAAAATATCCCACTTATCGCAGACTTACCGTGTTGGAGACTACCTGTGAGGCGCCGTCTAAAGCCCATTGCATCGGCATTAACTATGTGCCGGTCGACCTGGAGCCCTGCATTGTGCTCAGGGGAAAGTGGTTGCGTAAGACAGGTTTCACCCCCGGGCAAAATGTGCTGATTACGATAAATCCGGAACAACTGATGATCACACCTAAGCATGATGAATAA
- a CDS encoding GFA family protein, translating into MTKGNCNCGAVTFEITTEISDVYICHCSICRKSTGSGGIAVLVIANDDFHWLTGTKLINTWHKPGHDWQTSFCKNCGSPLPGANDDARMHVPAGLISEGGKNLKVAHHLWVDSKAPWEEIGTSGKKHPESFQG; encoded by the coding sequence ATGACAAAAGGGAATTGCAACTGTGGCGCGGTAACATTCGAAATAACCACTGAAATTTCAGATGTCTATATTTGTCACTGCTCCATTTGCCGCAAATCTACTGGCAGCGGCGGCATTGCCGTGCTGGTCATTGCTAATGATGATTTTCACTGGCTTACCGGCACAAAATTAATCAACACCTGGCACAAACCCGGCCATGACTGGCAAACCAGCTTTTGTAAAAATTGCGGCTCTCCCTTGCCCGGGGCTAATGATGATGCCCGTATGCATGTTCCCGCCGGGTTAATCTCGGAAGGAGGCAAAAACCTGAAAGTGGCCCATCACTTGTGGGTGGATTCAAAAGCTCCCTGGGAGGAAATCGGCACTAGCGGGAAAAAGCACCCGGAATCATTTCAGGGCTAG
- a CDS encoding DUF6795 domain-containing protein: MFGLLFKYTIDLCPEIRGRMTYKGKPITNLEVSRSLTYSDEDEEVDTTITDNDGFFSFPKAQMKSRLPASIFHEPVIRQVLVLNYQDKNYLVWHFTQKQIKPHLAIVNILKQLDVELTNSEIYHDFENIEEPGKLHTAVGICRWENDFKDTQP; encoded by the coding sequence ATGTTTGGTTTGTTGTTTAAATACACGATAGACCTTTGTCCTGAGATCCGGGGCAGAATGACATATAAAGGAAAGCCGATAACTAATCTGGAAGTTTCCCGTAGTCTCACTTATTCCGATGAAGATGAAGAAGTTGATACTACAATAACTGACAATGATGGCTTTTTTTCTTTTCCAAAAGCACAGATGAAATCACGGTTACCCGCTTCAATTTTTCACGAGCCTGTTATCCGGCAAGTATTAGTTTTGAATTACCAAGATAAAAATTATTTGGTTTGGCATTTTACCCAGAAGCAAATTAAACCTCATTTGGCCATTGTTAATATTCTTAAACAGCTTGATGTGGAATTAACCAACTCTGAAATTTATCATGATTTTGAAAATATTGAAGAGCCAGGAAAACTTCATACGGCTGTTGGCATTTGCCGTTGGGAAAATGACTTTAAAGATACACAGCCGTAA
- the ltrA gene encoding group II intron reverse transcriptase/maturase — MIISELQRKLATWTKTDKTRRVNRLLRLISHPQWLCKAAEVTLSSKGAKTPGVDGMTKIHFQAKLDDYLTEIRSDLLSGDYQPMPARRIYIPKANKKQRPLGIPTLRDRIVQRGMLMAMEPIWENDFHSLSYGFRPERSVHHAIRTVKLQLTDTSDSKGRWVIEGDLSSYFDTVHHRLLMKGVRKRINCQRFNELLWRFIKAGHIERNLFCATSEGVPQGGVISPLLSNIMLNEFDQYLDKCYLSKKARKDRWNWNHSIKSKRKVAIDENRQWKPAVAYCRYADDFLVIVKGNKQQAEVIRDQCRDFLEGKLKLTLNMDKTHITHVNDGFIFLGHRIIRKRGPKGNMRVVSGIPKDKAKAFSYSLSKALSGDYSCSKIDKVEQLSRKLKGWAQFYRHTDYTSQVYRKIDRIVFWKLAKWLARKYRCSIKSLMIKWIKRPTPSQAKTWVLFGKSNRGNLCGASLFRLVSSPKLQFRWRLPEYNPYLRDEMRNTVTSRYSDVAMAVSHN, encoded by the coding sequence TTGATAATCAGCGAACTGCAACGTAAGTTAGCAACATGGACAAAAACCGATAAAACTCGACGAGTTAATCGGCTGTTACGTCTTATCAGCCACCCACAATGGCTTTGCAAAGCGGCTGAAGTAACGCTTTCCTCCAAAGGTGCCAAAACACCAGGTGTTGATGGCATGACTAAAATTCACTTCCAGGCAAAATTAGATGATTATCTCACTGAAATCAGGAGCGATTTATTATCAGGTGATTATCAACCTATGCCCGCCAGAAGGATTTACATTCCTAAAGCAAACAAAAAGCAACGCCCTCTAGGTATTCCCACCTTGAGAGACAGGATAGTACAACGCGGCATGCTCATGGCAATGGAGCCGATATGGGAGAATGATTTTCACTCATTATCTTACGGCTTTAGACCTGAGCGCAGTGTCCACCACGCCATTCGTACGGTTAAGTTACAGCTAACCGATACAAGTGATTCAAAAGGACGCTGGGTGATTGAAGGTGATCTATCAAGTTATTTTGATACGGTTCATCATCGATTATTGATGAAAGGAGTGCGAAAGCGCATCAATTGTCAGCGATTTAATGAACTGCTCTGGCGATTTATTAAGGCTGGCCACATAGAACGTAATTTATTCTGTGCAACAAGCGAGGGAGTACCACAAGGCGGCGTCATATCTCCATTACTGTCAAATATCATGCTCAATGAGTTTGATCAGTATTTAGATAAATGTTACCTAAGCAAGAAAGCACGTAAAGACCGCTGGAACTGGAACCACAGTATCAAGAGCAAACGTAAGGTTGCAATCGATGAAAACAGGCAATGGAAACCCGCTGTTGCTTATTGTCGTTATGCCGATGACTTCCTAGTGATTGTCAAAGGCAATAAACAACAAGCGGAGGTCATTCGCGATCAATGTCGAGACTTCCTGGAAGGTAAACTAAAGCTCACATTAAATATGGATAAAACTCATATTACCCATGTGAATGATGGTTTTATTTTTTTAGGACATAGGATCATTCGAAAACGGGGGCCCAAAGGAAATATGCGTGTGGTATCTGGTATCCCCAAGGATAAGGCGAAAGCATTCTCTTACTCATTAAGTAAAGCATTATCCGGAGATTATAGTTGTAGCAAGATAGATAAAGTTGAGCAGCTTAGCCGGAAATTAAAAGGCTGGGCACAATTTTATCGACATACTGATTATACCTCCCAAGTCTATCGCAAAATTGATCGTATCGTTTTCTGGAAACTTGCAAAATGGCTGGCTCGGAAATACCGTTGTTCCATTAAGTCACTTATGATTAAATGGATCAAACGACCGACGCCTAGTCAGGCAAAGACCTGGGTGTTATTCGGTAAAAGTAACCGAGGTAATTTATGCGGCGCTTCACTGTTTCGATTGGTGAGCAGCCCTAAATTACAATTTCGTTGGCGATTGCCTGAATACAACCCTTACCTTCGAGATGAAATGAGAAATACGGTCACATCTCGCTATAGCGATGTTGCAATGGCTGTTAGCCACAATTAA
- a CDS encoding glycine-rich domain-containing protein, which yields MEVVFYVIAICLLVLLTRLYYLKKRAKRRASYINNYQFPNAIINKVAKTYPHLNESELAQVMRGLREYFHLTNLADDKMISMPSQAIDVAWHEFILFTRNYQTFCKRAFGRFLHHTPAEAMQSRDVAQAGIKRVWHAACLRENIDPYSPKKLPLVFALDSWLKINDGFHYELNCMESSTVSLNELGKSDKVKKATMTGAYSFCVSHIGCSADTGFTDGNGCSGDTGGDGGSSGCGGGCGGGGD from the coding sequence ATGGAAGTAGTATTTTACGTAATTGCGATTTGTCTTTTAGTGCTACTGACAAGGCTTTATTACTTAAAGAAAAGGGCAAAAAGACGGGCAAGTTATATCAATAATTACCAGTTTCCAAATGCCATTATCAACAAGGTTGCGAAAACCTATCCCCACCTTAATGAAAGCGAGTTGGCGCAAGTTATGCGGGGACTACGGGAGTATTTTCATTTAACCAACCTGGCCGATGATAAAATGATCTCCATGCCGTCACAGGCTATTGATGTTGCCTGGCATGAATTCATTCTTTTTACCCGGAATTATCAGACATTTTGTAAACGGGCCTTCGGACGCTTTTTACATCATACCCCGGCAGAGGCCATGCAATCGAGAGATGTCGCCCAGGCAGGCATTAAGCGTGTTTGGCATGCGGCATGTTTACGGGAAAACATCGATCCTTATTCACCGAAAAAATTACCTCTGGTCTTTGCCCTGGATAGCTGGTTGAAAATTAATGACGGCTTTCATTATGAGCTTAATTGCATGGAATCAAGCACAGTGTCTTTAAATGAATTAGGAAAATCTGACAAAGTTAAAAAGGCCACTATGACAGGCGCATATAGTTTTTGTGTCAGCCATATTGGCTGTTCGGCTGATACGGGTTTTACCGACGGAAACGGATGTTCGGGAGACACCGGCGGAGATGGTGGCAGCAGCGGATGCGGCGGTGGGTGTGGTGGCGGAGGTGACTAA
- a CDS encoding alkaline phosphatase D family protein produces MRYLTSLTFLAISSACYAAPEVHYEQCKTSFNYKLNTYLGTTDADNSGQQWCYLKSPVDGSNWGLVREETIPVQKTLAGENCNVITEYRGEKIHGCTSKNHTAPWCYKPSGGWDECQLPAEEPLLAHSHLDTAKRLETISAGSCFKVKGDMPAAMSRVISQQPDLFLWLGDNIYADTTDMAVMAQKYDDKKQNADYKRFLEAKIPVMATWDDHDFGANNDGKHYPKRAESQQAFLRHYDVPADDPRLNGQQGIYSAKIAGPANENAHVIMLDARYFRSPTFASYGQCEGDNSTILGQQQWAWLQAEFNKKSEVKIIASGIQVLPPLNLERNKSSYCAYGDGKLFDQAISNLQEQDMSGTNYESWAEMPQQREKLLRMAQKSMNDGNAKAVIFVSGDQHWGELLQKDMPASGKHGKAVTLYEVTASGFGQNWPYHIPNPLRLPVYADTAGNGNYDTQCKLPFKYGGIEYKGCITRDHDKPWCYTQTDNSGKGIAGKWGNCAPSGATIPIGKVGVVSANIAGLTTDDRHLVNKSGSNYGKIDIDWQKRTIKMAIETATEEAVSTVINF; encoded by the coding sequence ATGCGATACCTAACCAGCTTAACCTTTCTGGCCATCAGTAGTGCCTGTTATGCGGCGCCCGAGGTGCATTACGAACAATGCAAGACCAGCTTCAACTACAAGTTAAATACCTACCTGGGCACCACAGATGCCGACAACTCGGGCCAGCAATGGTGCTATCTTAAATCTCCTGTTGACGGCTCCAACTGGGGTTTAGTGCGGGAAGAAACCATACCGGTGCAGAAAACCCTGGCTGGTGAAAACTGTAATGTGATAACCGAATACCGCGGCGAGAAAATTCACGGCTGTACCTCGAAAAATCACACCGCTCCCTGGTGTTACAAGCCTTCCGGCGGTTGGGATGAATGTCAGTTGCCTGCCGAAGAACCGTTGCTGGCCCACAGCCACTTAGATACCGCTAAACGGCTGGAAACCATCAGCGCAGGTTCCTGCTTTAAGGTAAAGGGCGATATGCCTGCGGCCATGAGCCGGGTTATCAGCCAGCAGCCGGACTTGTTTTTATGGCTTGGGGATAATATTTACGCCGATACCACAGATATGGCGGTGATGGCGCAAAAATATGATGACAAAAAACAAAATGCCGACTACAAACGCTTTCTTGAGGCCAAGATTCCGGTGATGGCCACCTGGGACGATCACGACTTTGGCGCCAATAATGACGGCAAACACTACCCTAAACGAGCTGAGAGCCAACAGGCGTTCCTGCGCCATTACGACGTGCCCGCCGATGATCCCCGCCTGAACGGCCAGCAAGGCATTTACAGCGCGAAAATTGCCGGTCCTGCCAATGAAAACGCCCATGTGATCATGCTCGATGCCCGCTATTTCCGCTCGCCGACCTTCGCCAGCTATGGCCAGTGCGAAGGCGACAATTCTACCATACTCGGGCAGCAGCAATGGGCATGGTTGCAGGCGGAATTTAACAAAAAATCCGAGGTAAAAATTATTGCCAGCGGCATACAGGTGCTGCCGCCGTTAAATCTGGAGCGTAATAAGTCCAGTTATTGTGCCTATGGCGACGGCAAATTGTTCGACCAGGCGATCAGCAATCTGCAGGAGCAGGATATGTCGGGCACCAACTATGAATCCTGGGCAGAAATGCCGCAGCAGCGTGAAAAACTGCTGCGCATGGCGCAAAAGTCGATGAATGACGGCAATGCTAAGGCCGTTATCTTTGTCTCCGGTGACCAGCACTGGGGCGAGCTGCTGCAAAAAGATATGCCGGCTTCTGGCAAGCACGGCAAGGCGGTAACCCTGTATGAAGTCACCGCTTCGGGATTCGGCCAAAACTGGCCCTATCATATTCCCAACCCGCTGCGCCTCCCGGTTTATGCCGATACCGCGGGCAACGGCAATTACGATACCCAGTGCAAGCTGCCGTTTAAATACGGCGGCATTGAATACAAGGGCTGTATTACCCGGGATCACGACAAGCCCTGGTGTTATACCCAAACAGACAACAGCGGTAAAGGCATTGCAGGAAAATGGGGCAACTGTGCTCCCAGCGGCGCAACCATTCCAATCGGTAAAGTCGGTGTTGTGTCAGCCAATATTGCCGGTTTAACCACAGATGACCGCCACCTGGTAAACAAGTCAGGCAGCAATTACGGTAAGATAGATATCGACTGGCAAAAACGCACCATAAAAATGGCGATAGAAACCGCCACCGAGGAAGCCGTTTCTACCGTGATTAATTTTTAA
- a CDS encoding lipase family protein: protein MGTSGGIMAHYQQKSTGFALIGKGQSSFYSKDYVIAFRGTVSRSDISTDIRATGSVGDNGSTVHAGFNTLFHTMKGELYAYFNHVRELSTIHCVGHSLGGALASLAADWFKYNFRHDIKLYTFGAPKVGYSNFALKTTNTLKQENIYRCCNGSDPIPMVPVWPFVHAPYNGYEYSFAAGAIMNPFAHKLSRYEKNAKSESWDDYPRKRSFNSYNRVRLKPENSWQASPTMYWYVRLSEALVTLIRDVRIGLLNSIQSGIANGLNLYDQIAMVLSDVSFATPSFNIQINGLLAHMLVFSGLAAVKITELSYEFIRWIFQKTLAVLNRVARQALSL from the coding sequence ATGGGAACCTCAGGTGGCATTATGGCCCATTACCAGCAGAAAAGTACGGGGTTTGCTTTAATAGGCAAAGGGCAAAGTAGTTTTTACTCAAAAGATTATGTCATAGCATTTCGGGGAACTGTATCACGTAGTGATATATCCACCGATATTCGCGCAACTGGCAGTGTCGGCGACAACGGCTCAACCGTACATGCCGGTTTTAATACCCTGTTTCATACCATGAAAGGGGAACTGTATGCTTATTTTAATCATGTTAGAGAGTTAAGTACTATTCATTGCGTTGGTCACAGCCTGGGAGGAGCACTGGCATCCCTGGCAGCCGATTGGTTTAAATATAATTTCAGACATGACATTAAATTATATACCTTCGGTGCGCCTAAAGTGGGTTACAGTAATTTTGCCCTGAAAACCACTAACACCCTGAAGCAGGAGAATATCTACCGCTGCTGCAATGGTTCAGACCCTATACCTATGGTGCCTGTATGGCCTTTTGTTCATGCGCCGTATAATGGCTATGAATATAGCTTTGCCGCTGGCGCTATTATGAATCCCTTTGCCCATAAGTTGAGCAGGTACGAAAAAAATGCCAAAAGTGAAAGTTGGGATGATTATCCGAGAAAGCGTAGCTTTAACAGTTACAACCGGGTCAGGTTAAAGCCAGAAAACAGTTGGCAGGCCAGTCCGACTATGTATTGGTATGTGCGTTTAAGTGAAGCTTTGGTAACCTTAATCCGCGATGTGCGCATAGGTTTACTCAACTCCATTCAAAGTGGCATAGCCAATGGCTTGAATCTGTATGATCAAATCGCCATGGTGCTGTCAGATGTTAGCTTTGCCACCCCTAGTTTTAATATTCAGATCAATGGCTTGTTAGCCCATATGCTGGTATTTTCAGGATTAGCTGCAGTGAAAATAACCGAACTTAGCTATGAATTTATTCGCTGGATATTTCAGAAAACTCTGGCGGTACTTAACCGGGTAGCCAGGCAGGCGTTGTCACTTTAA